A window from Synechococcus sp. RSCCF101 encodes these proteins:
- a CDS encoding ATP-dependent DNA ligase encodes MRSFRTLFDALDGVTGTRAKVEALAAHLATTPAADAAWAVALLLGRRRRRLITGRRLREVLRERSGLPAWLIDDCHAHVGDSAETIALLWPQVSVPPGPEPGGRVAALPDWLVSPEPDALARRPLHWWMEVALPQLAALEGEEQADALVALWTALPRGDHFLINKLLSGGFRVGVSSGLVARAIARAFSLEETLVLQRLMGGFDPSAGRFAALVAPAGAGEEATGGRPYPFFLASPLDPAALTDTPPQHWWLEWKWDGIRGQLVRRSGAICLWSRGEELINEAFPELEAMAEALPAGTVLDGEVMVWAAGEERPRGFASLQRRLGRKRVDAALQRELPACFVAYDLLEQGGEDRRQQPLQQRREALNAVVEAISRNERDRCLRRLRLSPGWPLEAWDQLDTLREAARDLGAEGLMLKRIDSPYLAGRRRGHWWKHKLEPMTLDAVLLYAQAGSGRRANLFTDYTFALWDRPGHESGDRRLVTFAKAYSGLDQAEIEQLDRWIRRHTIDRFGPARSVSPELVFELGFEGIHPSSRHKCGLAVRFPRILRWRHEKPAEEADCLQAAQALMGTSHP; translated from the coding sequence ATGAGATCCTTCCGGACCCTGTTCGACGCGCTCGATGGCGTGACGGGCACCCGAGCCAAGGTGGAGGCGCTGGCTGCACATCTGGCGACCACCCCGGCCGCGGACGCCGCTTGGGCGGTGGCCCTGCTGCTGGGCCGACGCCGCCGGCGCCTGATCACCGGCCGGCGTCTGCGGGAGGTGCTGCGGGAGCGATCGGGGCTGCCGGCATGGCTCATCGACGACTGCCATGCCCATGTGGGCGATTCCGCCGAAACGATCGCCCTGCTCTGGCCGCAGGTGAGCGTCCCCCCGGGGCCGGAGCCTGGCGGGCGGGTGGCCGCCCTGCCGGATTGGCTCGTCTCCCCGGAGCCGGACGCCCTCGCCCGCCGGCCTCTGCACTGGTGGATGGAGGTGGCGCTGCCGCAGTTGGCCGCCCTCGAGGGAGAGGAGCAGGCCGATGCGCTGGTGGCCCTCTGGACGGCTCTGCCCCGGGGCGATCACTTTCTGATCAACAAGTTGCTCAGCGGTGGATTCCGGGTGGGGGTCTCCTCCGGGCTGGTGGCCCGGGCCATCGCCCGGGCCTTCTCCCTGGAGGAGACGCTCGTGCTGCAGCGACTGATGGGGGGCTTCGATCCCTCCGCCGGCCGCTTTGCGGCGCTGGTGGCCCCGGCCGGAGCCGGAGAGGAGGCCACCGGCGGCCGGCCGTACCCGTTCTTTCTGGCGAGTCCCCTCGATCCGGCTGCCCTGACGGACACGCCGCCGCAGCACTGGTGGCTCGAGTGGAAGTGGGATGGCATCCGGGGTCAGCTGGTGCGCCGGTCCGGGGCCATCTGCCTGTGGAGCCGCGGCGAGGAGTTGATCAACGAGGCCTTCCCGGAACTGGAGGCGATGGCGGAGGCCTTGCCGGCGGGCACCGTGCTCGACGGGGAGGTGATGGTCTGGGCCGCCGGCGAGGAGCGCCCCCGGGGCTTCGCCAGCCTGCAGCGCCGTCTGGGGCGCAAGCGGGTCGATGCCGCACTGCAGCGCGAGCTGCCCGCCTGCTTCGTCGCCTACGACCTGCTCGAGCAGGGCGGTGAGGACCGGCGCCAGCAGCCGCTGCAGCAGCGCCGGGAGGCGCTGAACGCCGTGGTGGAGGCCATCAGCCGGAACGAGCGCGATCGCTGCCTTCGCCGGTTGCGGCTGAGTCCCGGCTGGCCGCTGGAGGCCTGGGACCAGCTCGACACGCTCCGGGAGGCCGCGCGCGACCTCGGCGCGGAGGGGCTGATGCTGAAGCGGATCGATTCGCCCTATCTGGCCGGCCGCCGCCGCGGCCACTGGTGGAAGCACAAGCTCGAGCCGATGACCCTGGATGCGGTGCTGCTCTATGCACAGGCCGGCAGCGGCCGCCGCGCCAACCTCTTCACCGACTACACCTTCGCCCTGTGGGACCGGCCCGGGCACGAATCCGGAGATCGGCGCCTGGTGACCTTCGCCAAGGCCTACTCCGGTCTGGATCAGGCCGAGATCGAGCAGCTGGACCGCTGGATCCGCCGCCACACGATCGATCGCTTCGGTCCCGCCCGCTCGGTGAGTCCGGAGCTGGTCTTCGAGCTGGGCTTCGAGGGCATCCATCCCTCCAGCCGGCACAAGTGCGGTCTGGCCGTCCGCTTCCCCCGCATCCTGCGCTGGCGGCACGAGAAGCCGGCTGAGGAGGCCGATTGCCTCCAGGCCGCGCAGGCGCTGATGGGAACCTCCCACCCATGA
- a CDS encoding ligase-associated DNA damage response exonuclease, whose translation MIERTPEGLYCPAARAWLDPWRPVPRALITHAHSDHARPGCGHYWAEASGEGVLRQRLGRDIRLTPVAYGEPFRLHQAWVSFHPAGHVLGSAQIRLEADGEVWVLSGDYKRDPDPSCQPFEVVSCDVLISEATFALPIYRWRSGRELAEEIVSWWQGDRSRASILFCYAFGKAQRLLAELRALGLEEEVLLHGAPEAICRSYREAEVPMLPTRPVSALPRAESLAGRLVLAPPSAHRSPWMKRFRSPQTAFASGWMAVRGARRRRGYERGFVLSDHADWNGLLRTVKESGAQRVFLTHGQSDVLARYLREQEGIRAEPLATLFEGDAEA comes from the coding sequence CTGATCGAACGGACCCCTGAGGGCCTCTATTGCCCCGCGGCCCGGGCCTGGCTGGATCCCTGGCGTCCGGTGCCCAGAGCCCTGATCACTCATGCCCATTCCGATCACGCCAGGCCGGGTTGCGGCCACTACTGGGCCGAGGCCAGCGGTGAGGGCGTGCTCCGGCAGCGGCTGGGGCGCGACATCCGGCTGACCCCCGTGGCCTACGGCGAACCCTTCCGGCTGCATCAGGCCTGGGTGTCGTTTCATCCGGCCGGACATGTGCTGGGTTCCGCCCAGATCCGTCTGGAGGCCGATGGGGAGGTCTGGGTGCTGAGCGGCGACTACAAGCGCGATCCCGATCCCAGCTGCCAACCGTTCGAGGTGGTGTCCTGTGATGTGCTCATCAGCGAGGCCACCTTCGCGCTGCCGATCTACCGCTGGCGCAGCGGGCGGGAGCTGGCGGAGGAGATCGTCTCCTGGTGGCAGGGTGATCGATCACGCGCCTCGATTCTCTTCTGCTACGCCTTCGGCAAGGCCCAGCGCCTGCTGGCGGAGCTGAGGGCGCTGGGGCTGGAGGAGGAGGTGCTGCTGCATGGCGCCCCGGAGGCCATCTGCCGCAGCTATCGCGAGGCCGAGGTGCCCATGCTCCCCACCCGACCCGTGAGCGCCCTGCCGAGAGCCGAGTCGCTGGCGGGGCGCCTGGTGCTGGCCCCGCCCTCCGCCCACCGCTCGCCCTGGATGAAACGCTTCCGTTCGCCTCAGACCGCCTTCGCCTCCGGCTGGATGGCCGTGCGGGGTGCCCGGCGGCGGCGCGGTTATGAACGGGGCTTCGTCCTCAGCGACCATGCCGACTGGAACGGTCTGCTGCGCACGGTGAAGGAGTCGGGGGCGCAGCGGGTGTTCCTGACCCATGGCCAGAGCGATGTGCTGGCCCGCTACCTGCGGGAGCAGGAGGGCATTCGGGCCGAGCCGCTGGCCACCCTGTTCGAGGGAGACGCCGAGGCATGA
- the nadA gene encoding quinolinate synthase NadA, with translation MAPAVAPSPVPPPAAELTAAINALRRERNAVILAHYYQEPEIQDIADVIGDSLELARRAASTDAEVIVFCGVHFMAETAKILNPDRIVLLPDADAGCSLADDCPADDFAAFRARHPDHQVVSYINCTAAVKAQSDLICTSSNAVDLVRQLPEDRPILFAPDRNLGRWVERQSGRSLTLWPGRCVVHETFSEEALLRLMARHPDAEVIAHPECVEPLLDHADFIGSTSRLLSHAETSPASCFIVLTEPGILHQMERRLPQKSFLPVPGTDGCSCNACPYMRLNTLEKLWSCLATLEPRIELDETIRQQALRPIERMLAMSR, from the coding sequence ATCGCCCCGGCGGTCGCCCCCAGTCCCGTCCCGCCGCCCGCCGCCGAGCTCACCGCCGCGATCAACGCTCTTCGGCGCGAACGCAACGCGGTGATCCTGGCTCACTACTACCAGGAGCCGGAGATCCAGGACATCGCCGATGTGATCGGCGATTCTCTGGAGCTCGCCCGCCGTGCGGCCAGCACCGACGCGGAGGTGATCGTCTTCTGCGGCGTTCACTTCATGGCGGAGACCGCCAAGATCCTCAATCCCGACCGGATCGTGCTGCTGCCGGATGCCGATGCCGGCTGCTCCCTGGCGGATGACTGCCCCGCCGACGACTTCGCCGCCTTCCGCGCCCGCCACCCCGATCATCAGGTGGTGAGCTACATCAACTGCACGGCGGCGGTGAAGGCCCAGAGCGACCTGATCTGCACCAGCAGCAACGCTGTGGATCTGGTCCGCCAGCTGCCGGAGGATCGCCCGATCCTGTTCGCCCCGGACCGCAACCTGGGCCGCTGGGTCGAGCGGCAGAGCGGCCGATCCCTCACGCTCTGGCCCGGCCGCTGCGTGGTGCACGAGACCTTCAGCGAGGAGGCGCTGCTGCGGCTGATGGCCCGTCACCCCGATGCGGAGGTGATCGCCCATCCCGAGTGCGTCGAGCCGCTGCTGGACCACGCCGATTTCATCGGATCCACCAGCCGCCTTCTCAGCCATGCCGAGACGAGCCCGGCCAGCTGCTTCATCGTGCTGACCGAGCCCGGCATCCTGCATCAGATGGAACGGCGCCTGCCCCAGAAGTCCTTCCTGCCGGTGCCCGGCACCGACGGCTGCAGCTGCAATGCCTGCCCCTACATGCGCCTGAACACGCTCGAGAAGCTCTGGAGCTGCCTGGCCACACTCGAGCCCAGGATCGAACTCGATGAAACCATCCGTCAGCAGGCGCTGCGGCCGATCGAACGCATGCTCGCCATGAGCCGCTGA
- a CDS encoding TIGR04168 family protein: protein MWAERSRRPNGAGCAEPRQTALVSLNIAIAGDLHGQWDRHDALVLESAAADALLVVGDLSDGDCRYARELADLTLPVACVLGNHDTGWDRSGGRLERQIALLGERHCAWRSRGWSEPALAVVGARAGSAGGGFRVSPAVEAVYGPMSCQSSADRIIAAALEAPLDQPLVLLAHCGPSGLGSEAADPCGRDWQRPARDWGDQDLSIAIHTIRRQRPVDLVVFGHMHHRLRRGGGTRRSLHVDRSGTAYINAACVPRHQRDPAGNSLHHFSWARFESGALSELSHRWYDRSGRLLYRESLLNRPPDAPRARTTASPATGSRHL, encoded by the coding sequence GTGTGGGCCGAGCGCTCAAGGCGGCCGAATGGTGCAGGATGTGCAGAGCCTAGGCAGACGGCGCTGGTCAGCCTGAACATCGCCATCGCCGGAGATCTGCACGGTCAGTGGGACCGTCACGACGCCCTGGTGCTGGAGTCCGCCGCAGCCGATGCCCTGCTGGTGGTGGGCGATCTGAGCGACGGTGACTGCCGCTATGCCCGCGAACTGGCGGACCTGACCCTGCCGGTGGCCTGTGTTCTGGGCAATCACGACACCGGCTGGGACCGCAGCGGTGGTCGCCTGGAACGGCAGATCGCGCTGCTCGGGGAGCGGCACTGCGCCTGGCGCAGCCGCGGCTGGAGTGAGCCGGCCCTCGCCGTGGTGGGCGCGCGGGCCGGCTCAGCCGGCGGGGGATTCCGGGTGTCTCCGGCGGTGGAGGCGGTGTACGGGCCGATGAGCTGCCAGAGCTCCGCCGACCGGATCATCGCCGCAGCGCTGGAGGCACCGCTCGACCAGCCCCTGGTGCTGCTGGCCCACTGCGGCCCCAGTGGCCTGGGGAGTGAAGCGGCCGATCCCTGCGGCCGCGACTGGCAGCGGCCGGCCCGGGACTGGGGCGATCAGGACCTCTCCATCGCCATTCACACGATCCGCCGGCAGCGGCCGGTGGATCTGGTGGTGTTCGGGCACATGCACCATCGCCTCAGGCGCGGCGGCGGCACCCGCCGCAGCCTGCACGTCGACCGATCCGGCACGGCCTACATCAACGCGGCCTGCGTTCCCCGGCATCAGCGCGACCCGGCCGGCAACAGCCTGCACCACTTCTCCTGGGCGCGGTTCGAGTCCGGCGCCCTGAGCGAGCTCTCCCATCGCTGGTACGACCGGAGCGGCCGCCTCCTCTACCGGGAATCGCTGCTCAACCGCCCGCCGGACGCCCCCCGGGCCCGCACGACCGCCTCCCCGGCGACCGGATCGCGCCACCTCTGA
- a CDS encoding endolysin yields the protein MLRSATRFLGALALSTTAFTALDVQPGRAAFRHPAAESTSTSRALKTSDQEVVPISALPYIITPERRALLNTIRFAEGTWLNGDDLGYKVMFGGSLMPSLERHPDRVMRTPGYASAAAGAYQFMPFTWNMVQRKLGFRRFGPIEQDQGALFLVQRRKALGLADRGQMSPTLAAKLAPEWASFPTLSGHSFYGQPVKRFADLRRFYNYSLTEVRERVERERDRLAQQSDNQTAGGPQQPVCTGPTVLCF from the coding sequence ATGCTGCGTTCCGCCACACGATTTCTGGGCGCTCTGGCGCTGAGCACCACCGCCTTCACCGCACTCGACGTCCAGCCGGGCCGGGCCGCCTTCCGCCATCCCGCCGCCGAGTCCACCAGCACCAGCCGCGCCCTGAAGACGAGCGATCAGGAAGTCGTTCCGATCAGCGCTCTGCCGTACATCATCACGCCCGAACGTCGGGCTCTGCTCAACACGATCCGCTTCGCTGAAGGCACCTGGCTCAACGGCGACGACCTCGGTTACAAGGTCATGTTCGGCGGCAGCCTGATGCCGTCGCTGGAGCGCCATCCGGATCGGGTGATGCGCACGCCCGGCTACGCCAGTGCCGCCGCCGGGGCTTATCAGTTCATGCCCTTCACCTGGAACATGGTTCAGCGGAAGCTGGGATTCCGCCGCTTCGGGCCGATCGAGCAGGACCAGGGCGCCCTCTTTCTGGTACAGCGGCGCAAGGCCCTCGGTCTGGCCGACCGGGGCCAGATGAGCCCCACCCTGGCCGCAAAGCTGGCGCCCGAATGGGCCTCGTTCCCGACGCTCTCCGGCCACAGCTTCTACGGGCAGCCGGTCAAGCGGTTCGCCGACCTGCGGCGCTTCTACAACTACAGCCTCACCGAAGTGCGTGAGCGGGTGGAGCGTGAACGCGACCGGCTGGCCCAGCAGAGCGACAACCAGACTGCTGGCGGTCCTCAGCAACCGGTCTGCACCGGGCCGACTGTTCTCTGCTTCTGA
- a CDS encoding TPM domain-containing protein: MLVLAAVVLVLTAAVPTALAYDNPDLLPDHPTPVIDLARALTDNQREAMERELEAFEERSGWKLRVLTQYDRTPGLALREFWGLDERSLLVVADPRGGNLLNFNVGDALFALMPRTYWVELQTRYGNQYYVRDHGEDGAIEAALGAVTTCLDRGGCQVVPGLPREQWLLTLGTSIFGGVVAGVAAFPRRPGQRIAWAWLLLLSPLWLMLFGVFGVAPVITRTSDVLPLLRNALGFLGAAVGAYLVAMQTMGLPVSSEGASGSEGS; encoded by the coding sequence ATGCTCGTGCTGGCCGCGGTCGTGCTGGTGCTCACGGCAGCCGTGCCGACGGCTCTGGCCTACGACAACCCCGATCTCCTGCCGGATCACCCCACTCCGGTGATCGATCTGGCGCGTGCCCTCACCGACAACCAGCGCGAGGCCATGGAGCGGGAGCTGGAGGCGTTCGAGGAGCGCTCGGGCTGGAAGCTGCGGGTGCTGACCCAGTACGACCGCACGCCGGGTCTGGCCCTGCGCGAGTTCTGGGGGCTGGATGAGCGATCCCTGCTTGTGGTGGCCGATCCCCGCGGCGGCAACCTGCTCAATTTCAACGTGGGTGATGCCCTCTTCGCCCTGATGCCCCGCACCTACTGGGTGGAGCTGCAGACGCGCTACGGCAACCAGTACTACGTCCGTGATCACGGGGAGGACGGTGCGATCGAGGCCGCTCTCGGTGCGGTCACCACCTGCCTTGATCGGGGCGGGTGTCAGGTGGTGCCGGGTCTGCCGCGGGAACAGTGGTTGCTCACCCTCGGCACATCCATCTTTGGCGGCGTGGTGGCCGGAGTCGCGGCCTTCCCGCGCCGACCCGGACAGCGCATCGCCTGGGCGTGGCTGCTGCTGCTGTCTCCGCTCTGGCTGATGCTCTTCGGGGTGTTCGGTGTGGCCCCGGTCATCACACGTACATCCGATGTGCTGCCGCTGCTGCGCAACGCGCTCGGCTTCCTCGGTGCGGCGGTGGGCGCCTACCTGGTGGCCATGCAGACCATGGGTCTTCCGGTCAGCAGCGAGGGGGCATCCGGTTCAGAGGGTTCCTGA
- a CDS encoding class I SAM-dependent methyltransferase — protein sequence MTVPDWLLQRLTAAGGRVPFRTYMQWVLHDPEHGAYGAGRLRIGPAGDFVTAPSMGGAMAEFLAAQVASWLEQLDRAEPQAHPAGPGEVAAEERLSLVETGPGEGDLADQLVRALLLRQPDRWQERLELVLIEPNPGMERRQRQRLEGCPVPVRWCRFDDLASSPVQGVVLAHEVLDALAVERVVSGGERWCRQEVLLTGQPAPRLELTRGAELTSDDPALALLTRLGLAVPGPGRPHGWCSEVHVELTPWLGACGRALRRGQLLVIDYTKDAARYYAPLAREGTLLAYRQQRAHGDPLQDPGHCDLTAHLCSDSLSLAAADAGFQDLGSTSQGEALLALGLSQALHALQQPSGPDLTERLRRREELLRLVDPHALGGFRWHAFARSPQQRQPEIPGEAADPPLFLREPAGP from the coding sequence GTGACGGTTCCCGACTGGCTCCTGCAGCGCCTGACGGCCGCGGGGGGGCGTGTGCCCTTCCGCACCTACATGCAATGGGTGCTGCACGATCCCGAGCACGGGGCCTACGGCGCCGGGCGGCTGCGGATCGGGCCGGCCGGCGACTTCGTCACGGCGCCCTCCATGGGGGGAGCGATGGCGGAGTTCCTGGCGGCTCAGGTGGCCAGCTGGCTGGAGCAGCTGGATCGCGCGGAGCCGCAGGCACACCCAGCCGGCCCCGGCGAGGTGGCCGCTGAGGAGCGGTTGTCCCTGGTGGAGACGGGTCCGGGCGAAGGGGATCTGGCCGATCAGCTGGTCCGGGCCCTGCTGCTGCGGCAGCCGGACCGATGGCAGGAGCGGCTGGAGCTGGTTCTGATCGAGCCCAATCCGGGCATGGAGCGGCGGCAGCGGCAGCGGCTGGAGGGTTGTCCGGTACCGGTTCGCTGGTGCCGCTTCGACGATCTGGCCTCCTCTCCTGTGCAGGGGGTGGTGCTGGCCCACGAGGTGCTCGATGCCCTGGCCGTGGAGCGGGTGGTCTCCGGCGGCGAGCGCTGGTGCCGTCAGGAGGTGCTGCTCACCGGCCAGCCCGCACCGCGATTGGAGCTGACCCGGGGAGCGGAGCTGACATCGGACGATCCGGCGCTTGCGCTGCTGACCCGCCTGGGGCTGGCGGTTCCCGGCCCCGGGCGCCCGCACGGCTGGTGCAGCGAGGTGCATGTGGAGCTGACGCCCTGGCTGGGGGCCTGCGGCAGGGCCCTGCGCCGGGGGCAGCTGCTGGTCATCGACTACACCAAAGACGCCGCGCGCTACTACGCCCCACTCGCCCGGGAGGGGACGCTGCTGGCCTACAGACAGCAGCGGGCCCACGGCGATCCCCTGCAGGACCCGGGCCACTGCGACCTCACGGCCCACCTCTGCAGCGACAGCCTCAGCCTGGCGGCCGCCGATGCCGGCTTCCAGGACCTGGGCAGCACCAGCCAGGGGGAAGCCCTGCTGGCCCTCGGGCTCAGCCAGGCGCTGCACGCCCTGCAGCAGCCCTCCGGCCCAGACCTGACCGAACGGCTGCGGCGACGCGAGGAGCTGCTGCGGCTGGTGGATCCCCATGCCCTCGGGGGCTTCCGCTGGCATGCGTTCGCCCGCAGCCCCCAGCAACGGCAGCCGGAGATCCCCGGCGAGGCCGCGGATCCGCCCCTGTTTCTGCGGGAGCCGGCCGGACCCTGA
- the aroB gene encoding 3-dehydroquinate synthase codes for MPRSVSASPTAAAIAPLQTVTVDLPAGGYPIHIGSGALSRLGPLLRERGWTEGRRVLVVSNPDVAGPYGAAVRASLESVGLLVHQLVLEAGEEQKTPRSIGLIHDAAFAARLERSSLMLALGGGVVGDMTGFAAATWLRGLAVVQVPTTLLAMVDAAIGGKTGVNHPGGKNLIGAFHQPDAVVVDPDTLATLPVREFRAGMAEVIKYGVIGDPALFENLEASEDPSSREGLGAERLQEVLQRCAAAKAEVVAADEREAGRRAVLNYGHTLGHVVETLSGYGRVLHGEAVAIGMVAAGALSVELGLWSPADQERQRRLIAACGLPVRWPGFEAEAALRCLRSDKKVRDGRVRFVLPSGLGSVVIRDDISDARVLQVLERLV; via the coding sequence ATGCCCCGCTCTGTGTCTGCCTCCCCTACCGCCGCAGCGATCGCGCCGCTCCAGACCGTCACGGTGGACCTGCCGGCGGGGGGCTATCCGATTCACATCGGCTCCGGTGCCCTCTCACGGCTCGGGCCGCTGCTCCGGGAGCGGGGCTGGACGGAGGGCCGCCGCGTTCTGGTGGTGAGCAATCCGGACGTGGCCGGCCCCTACGGAGCGGCTGTGCGCGCCTCGCTCGAGTCGGTGGGCCTGCTGGTGCATCAGCTGGTGCTGGAGGCGGGCGAGGAGCAGAAGACCCCGCGCAGCATCGGGCTGATCCATGACGCGGCCTTCGCGGCCAGGCTCGAACGCAGCTCCCTGATGCTGGCCCTCGGTGGCGGGGTGGTCGGGGACATGACCGGCTTCGCCGCTGCCACCTGGTTGCGGGGCCTGGCGGTGGTTCAGGTGCCCACCACCCTGCTGGCGATGGTGGATGCCGCGATCGGCGGCAAGACGGGTGTGAACCACCCGGGGGGGAAGAACCTCATCGGCGCCTTTCATCAGCCCGATGCGGTGGTGGTGGACCCCGACACCCTGGCCACCCTGCCCGTGCGGGAATTCCGGGCCGGGATGGCGGAGGTGATCAAGTACGGCGTCATCGGCGATCCCGCGCTGTTCGAGAACCTCGAGGCTTCGGAGGATCCCTCCAGCCGGGAGGGTCTCGGAGCGGAGCGGCTGCAGGAGGTGCTGCAGCGCTGTGCCGCTGCCAAGGCGGAGGTGGTCGCCGCCGATGAACGCGAGGCCGGGCGCCGGGCCGTTCTCAACTACGGCCACACCCTCGGCCATGTGGTGGAGACCCTGAGTGGGTACGGCCGGGTGTTGCACGGTGAGGCGGTGGCCATCGGCATGGTGGCCGCCGGTGCCCTCAGCGTGGAGCTGGGCCTGTGGTCCCCCGCGGACCAGGAGCGCCAGCGCCGGCTGATCGCGGCCTGCGGCCTGCCGGTGCGCTGGCCGGGCTTCGAGGCGGAGGCCGCGCTGCGCTGCCTGCGCAGCGACAAGAAGGTGCGCGACGGCCGGGTCCGTTTCGTGCTCCCCAGCGGGCTCGGGTCGGTGGTCATCCGGGATGACATCAGCGACGCCCGGGTGCTGCAGGTGTTGGAGCGACTGGTCTGA
- a CDS encoding carbohydrate ABC transporter permease, producing MPSPRRLRGTFTAWAFLTPALVLLSLSVLIPALMALLLSMTRTGLDVSEPLRFIGLENLRRLLLDPIFYRVLGTTLLYLVGVVPPIVLGSLALAVLVNRALPGMHGFRAAFYTPVLVSIVVAAIAFRWLYAENGLLNGWLVAVTGGRLPALGFLTDPRLALPSVMLVTLWKGLGYYMVIFLAGLQGIPAELYEAAALDGSTGWRRHWDITLPLLRPYLTLVGVISAIAATKVFEEVFLMTQGGPADSTRTLVYYVYDLAFSELEISYACTVGLALFLLVMLLTAFRLGTGSERPLI from the coding sequence ATGCCCTCGCCCCGGCGGCTGCGCGGCACATTCACGGCCTGGGCCTTCCTGACGCCGGCGCTGGTGCTGCTCAGCCTCTCGGTGCTGATCCCGGCTCTGATGGCCCTGCTGCTGAGCATGACCCGCACGGGGCTCGACGTGAGTGAGCCGTTGCGTTTCATCGGTCTGGAGAATCTGCGCCGCCTGCTGCTGGATCCGATCTTCTACAGGGTGCTGGGCACCACGCTGCTGTACCTGGTGGGGGTGGTGCCTCCGATCGTGCTGGGTTCCCTCGCCCTCGCGGTGCTGGTCAACCGGGCCCTGCCGGGGATGCACGGCTTCCGGGCTGCCTTCTACACCCCGGTGCTGGTGTCGATCGTGGTGGCGGCGATCGCCTTCCGCTGGCTGTATGCCGAGAACGGTCTGCTCAACGGCTGGCTGGTGGCCGTGACCGGTGGACGGCTCCCGGCGCTTGGGTTTCTGACCGATCCGCGCCTCGCCCTGCCCTCCGTGATGCTGGTCACGCTCTGGAAGGGGCTGGGGTATTACATGGTGATCTTCCTGGCCGGCCTGCAGGGGATCCCGGCCGAGCTCTACGAAGCCGCGGCCCTGGATGGCAGCACGGGCTGGCGGCGTCACTGGGACATCACCCTGCCGCTGCTGCGTCCCTACCTGACTCTGGTGGGCGTGATCTCCGCCATCGCCGCCACCAAGGTGTTCGAGGAGGTGTTTCTCATGACCCAGGGCGGGCCGGCGGATTCGACCCGGACCCTGGTGTATTACGTGTACGACCTGGCCTTCTCGGAGCTGGAGATCAGCTACGCCTGCACGGTGGGGCTGGCCCTGTTTCTGCTGGTGATGCTGCTCACGGCCTTCAGGCTGGGAACGGGATCGGAACGGCCGCTGATCTGA
- a CDS encoding 5-(carboxyamino)imidazole ribonucleotide synthase, producing MTESHNARRGVMKGGIGVVGGGQLALMLGQAARRRGIPCHVLQAREAEPASAVATSSVLGTAGDARAMRELADRCRAVTFEHEWLDLAALSDLEQQGCRFVPSPAALDRLISKRHQRELLEAMAIPCPRWLPLSRLQPDPTGEQPGAEPLASPDPGNQQAGTATATVTPPRRAVARVRLPDGWSFPVMAKASRGGYDGRGTRLVPDAAALQRLMEEVPPDDWLLEEFIPFERELALVACRDRFGTVAVYPLVETHQHGHVCDWVLAPAEASPALQAHARNVAASLLTDLDYVGVLAIEFFWGRRGLLVNELAPRTHNSGHYSIEACRSSQFDQQLRIVNGETLLDTDLTVPGALMVNLLGLDLSEAEMETRRAQLRRLPGTELHWYGKPSGAMGRKLGHITLPLKELDAGSRRREAMEHLGQIRAIWPLPGLASA from the coding sequence GTGACGGAGAGTCACAACGCGCGACGGGGAGTGATGAAGGGCGGCATCGGTGTGGTGGGGGGAGGCCAGCTGGCGTTGATGCTGGGCCAGGCGGCCCGGCGCCGCGGCATCCCCTGCCACGTGCTGCAGGCGCGCGAGGCGGAGCCGGCGTCCGCCGTCGCCACCAGCAGCGTGCTCGGCACAGCCGGCGATGCGCGCGCGATGCGGGAGCTGGCCGATCGCTGCCGGGCGGTGACCTTCGAGCACGAATGGCTCGACCTGGCCGCTCTCAGCGACCTGGAGCAGCAGGGTTGCCGGTTCGTGCCCTCGCCGGCAGCGCTGGATCGGCTCATCTCGAAGCGGCACCAGCGGGAGCTGCTGGAGGCGATGGCCATCCCCTGCCCGCGCTGGCTGCCGTTGAGCCGCCTGCAACCGGACCCGACCGGGGAGCAGCCCGGCGCTGAACCGCTGGCGTCCCCGGACCCGGGGAACCAGCAGGCTGGCACCGCCACCGCCACGGTGACTCCGCCCAGGCGGGCCGTTGCCCGCGTGCGCCTGCCCGATGGCTGGAGCTTCCCCGTGATGGCCAAGGCCAGTCGGGGTGGATACGACGGCCGGGGCACCCGCCTGGTTCCCGATGCCGCTGCTCTGCAGCGACTGATGGAGGAGGTGCCGCCCGATGACTGGCTGCTGGAGGAGTTCATCCCGTTCGAGCGGGAACTGGCCCTGGTGGCCTGCCGCGATCGCTTCGGCACCGTGGCCGTCTACCCCCTGGTGGAAACGCATCAGCACGGTCACGTCTGCGACTGGGTGCTGGCGCCGGCCGAGGCCTCGCCGGCCCTTCAGGCCCACGCGCGCAATGTGGCGGCCTCGCTGCTCACCGATCTCGACTATGTCGGGGTCCTGGCCATCGAGTTCTTCTGGGGTCGCCGCGGCCTGCTCGTGAACGAGCTGGCACCGAGAACCCACAACTCCGGTCACTACAGCATCGAGGCCTGCCGCAGCAGCCAGTTCGACCAGCAGCTGCGCATCGTCAACGGCGAGACCCTCCTCGACACGGATCTGACCGTGCCCGGAGCCCTGATGGTGAACCTGCTCGGACTCGATCTGAGCGAGGCGGAGATGGAGACGCGGCGCGCCCAGTTGCGCCGGCTGCCCGGAACCGAGCTGCACTGGTACGGCAAGCCATCCGGCGCCATGGGCCGGAAGCTCGGCCACATCACCCTGCCGCTGAAGGAGCTCGATGCCGGCTCACGCCGGCGGGAGGCGATGGAGCATCTCGGTCAGATCCGCGCGATCTGGCCACTGCCCGGGCTCGCCTCCGCCTAA